CTCTTCGAGTTGTTCCACACCGGCAAAACGGCGTCCAGCAGCCGAACGGCCTTGCAGCGTTCCGAACGGGCAACGTGCCCGAGCGGACTTCCGAATCAATTGCTTCTTCATGGTGTTCTTGCGCTAGGATGCCAGTTGCCTAGGTGGGCCCCAATCGCCCGGAGGCGAGGTGTCAATCAAAGCCAACGTTTCGAGTGCTTCTTTTCCACGATGGTCTCACGTGCCGAACTTGTCCAGTCTTGAGTTTCATGAATCCAGAGACTGGCCAATTCGTCCGCGTGCGCCGCAGAGCGGGGACGTCCCGCGGCGATCTCCTCCGTCAGTGTGTCGTCCGCCCAGACGTCGTCAGAAACGGCCACGCCGACCGCCTGATCGTCGTCGTCGAAGTCCGCCGCGAACAGGCTGTCCACGGCCAGCTCGGCTTCCGGAGCGCTGTTCGCGACCGACAACGTCGTCGGCAGGAACGCCCCGGCAAAGGCCGGCGTGATGACGTTCGCATCCGTCGTCGCGGCGACGACTTGAGAACTGGTGAACGACGAAGGCGTCGGAGTCGGCGTTTGGATGCCTTGTGACTCCTGTGCCCGCGCCGCGGCCGTGCGACGGTTGATCTCGTTGATCACCTGCAACACGTCCAACGCCGTGAGCCGATTGTCGCCCGTCGGATCGTAATACGGAGGCTGCGACGTGGTGACCGGAATGGGCAGATTCACCGGGCCGCCGTTGGCGTTGAGCCGGTTGATCAGCACCAAAGCGTCCAGGCCGCTGACAATCCCGTCGTTGTTAACGTCGAACGCGTTTGCCGGATTCTTGTACGGGTTTTCCAGCACGACCAGCGAGCTGAACCCAAAGGCCGGCGGAACCGGCGTGTCGCTACCGTAGAGTTGTGTCGTATGCGTCGGAGCATCGGCCGCGTCGGTTGTCAGGTCGACCACCGATCCGACCGCCGCGTTCGTCTTGATACGTCCGCGGACCGAGAACAGCAGTTGCCTGTCGGTCCCGGTGGGATTCGCGCCAACGCCGCCCGCCTCGTCCACGATGCCGGCGGCGACATTGATCGTTCCCGCGAGCGACGTGGTGAAGGTCGGCCCGTACTTGAGGGACGCCGCGATGAATTCCAGCGTGTTGGAACTGGCGACCAGAT
The genomic region above belongs to Planctomycetia bacterium and contains:
- a CDS encoding GEVED domain-containing protein, which produces LLRRDGALLTEGVDYFFSYDSLNNIARFTAAQGIWTSGSSYTITVNNSVGGGIQDIAGNTIKPNNLQGETSFLVNLATADFGDAPDPDYPTVIASQGAVHVLSPTVFLGAGVTSDNDGQPSSGATGDIDDGVQFASQLFAGQATSVVVNASVAGKLDAWVDFNRDGDWNDAGEKVFTNRSVIKGNNLLTINVPVDAVTGETFARFRFSTAGGLNPTGLAQDGEVEDYQIDIASAAAYSIVVTSPEGKELGKDIDGRYGVGPGSEVQINVYVDDQRLLASGGGVRAAFADLVASSNTLEFIAASLKYGPTFTTSLAGTINVAAGIVDEAGGVGANPTGTDRQLLFSVRGRIKTNAAVGSVVDLTTDAADAPTHTTQLYGSDTPVPPAFGFSSLVVLENPYKNPANAFDVNNDGIVSGLDALVLINRLNANGGPVNLPIPVTTSQPPYYDPTGDNRLTALDVLQVINEINRRTAAARAQESQGIQTPTPTPSSFTSSQVVAATTDANVITPAFAGAFLPTTLSVANSAPEAELAVDSLFAADFDDDDQAVGVAVSDDVWADDTLTEEIAAGRPRSAAHADELASLWIHETQDWTSSARETIVEKKHSKRWL